A genomic window from Camelina sativa cultivar DH55 chromosome 2, Cs, whole genome shotgun sequence includes:
- the LOC104718283 gene encoding probable inactive linolenate hydroperoxide lyase, with the protein MLSPPSPSQLPLRTIPGSYGWPLVGPLSDRLDYFWFQGPDKFFRTRAEKYKSTVFRTNIPPTFPFFGNVNPNIVAVLDVKSFSHLFDMDLVDKRDVLIGDFRPSLEFYGGLRVGVYLDTTEPKHAKLKNFAMETLKRSSKVWLQELRSNLNTFWGTVESEISKNGAASYVFPLQRCIFSFLCASLAGVDVSVSPDIAENGWKTLNTWLALQVIPTTKLGILPQPLEEILLHTWAYPSQIIAGNYKKLYDFIDENAGDCIRCGQEDFGLTREEAIHNLLFVMGFNAYGGFSVFLPSLIGRITDDSGLQERVRSEVRRVCGSGSDLDYKTVNEMELVKSVVYETLRFSPPVPLQFARARKDFQISSHDSVFEVKKGELLCGYQPMVMRDGNVFDEPDEFKPDRYIGQTGSELLDYLYWSNGPQTGTPSAANKQCAAKDMVTLTASLIVADLFLRYDSITGDSGSIKSVVRAT; encoded by the exons ATGTTGTCACCACCGTCCCCGTCGCAGCTTCCCCTCCGTACAATACCGGGATCGTACGGTTGGCCGTTGGTTGGACCATTATCGGACCGTTTAGATTACTTCTGGTTCCAAGGGCCCGATAAGTTTTTCCGGACAAGGGCAGAGAAGTACAAGAGCACAGTGTTCCGTACAAACATTCCTCCGACGTTTCCTTTCTTCGGCAACGTTAACCCTAACATCGTTGCCGTCCTCGACGTCAAGTCTTTTAGCCATCTCTTTGATATGGATCTAGTTGATAAAAGAGATGTTCTTATCGGAGACTTCCGGCCTAGTCTCGAGTTCTACGGCGGCCTTCGAGTTGGAGTTTATCTCGACACCACCGAGCCAAAGCATGCCAAG TTAAAAAATTTCGCGATGGAAACACTAAAACGAAGCTCAAAGGTATGGTTACAAGAGCTTCGTTCAAACCTAAACACTTTCTGGGGAACAGTCGAATCAGAGATATCCAAAAACGGCGCCGCTTCATATGTCTTCCCACTCCAACGTTGCATCTTCAGTTTCCTCTGCGCCTCTCTCGCCGGCGTTGACGTTTCCGTTTCGCCGGACATAGCTGAGAACGGTTGGAAAACACTCAATACTTGGCTTGCGTTACAAGTCATCCCAACTACTAAACTCGGCATCCTTCCTCAGCCTCTCGAGGAGATTCTCCTCCATACTTGGGCTTACCCTTCCCAAATAATCGCCGGAAACTACAAGAAACTCTACGATTTTATCGACGAGAACGCCGGAGATTGTATCCGGTGCGGTCAAGAAGACTTCGGGTTGACCCGAGAGGAGGCTATTCACAATCTTTTATTCGTGATGGGTTTTAACGCTTACGGGGGCTTTTCAGTCTTTTTACCTTCTTTGATCGGGAGAATCACCGACGACTCCGGTTTACAGGAGAGGGTTAGATCCGAAGTCAGGAGAGTTTGCGGATCCGGGTCGGATCTTGATTACAAGACGGTTAACGAAATGGAGCTGGTTAAGTCTGTGGTCTACGAGACGCTGCGTTTTAGTCCTCCGGTTCCGTTGCAGTTTGCACGTGCGAGGAAAGATTTTCAGATAAGCTCACACGATTCGGTTTTTGAGGTTAAGAAAGGTGAGCTTCTCTGTGGCTATCAGCCAATGGTGATGAGAGACGGTAATGTTTTTGACGAACCGGATGAATTTAAACCGGACCGGTATATTGGTCAGACCGGGTCTGAGTTGCTTGATTATCTTTACTGGTCTAACGGTCCACAAACCGGTACGCCTAGCGCCGCGAATAAACAGTGTGCAGCTAAGGACATGGTCACTCTCACGGCCAGCTTGATCGTTGCCGATTTATTTCTCCGGTACGATTCGATTACCGGTGATTCCGGTTCAATTAAATCTGTTGTGAGAGCTACGTAA
- the LOC104718292 gene encoding uncharacterized protein LOC104718292, producing MKTSMSIVIIFFVTFLSIITISLAKQSPLEDCIRRNIARSLPPSPMNKPKTPPSDAMEDNICRDEGRIIVYYVKVNGKFPQYYVKALCNVFGDDDGKVKQYVLEKWLNHSKKLIDSLSCASL from the coding sequence ATGAAGACTTCCATGAGCATCGTCATCATTTTCTTTGTAACTTTCCTCTCGATTATAACAATCTCATTAGCCAAGCAGAGCCCTCTAGAAGATTGCATAAGAAGAAATATAGCACGATCGCTCCCTCCTTCCCCTATGAATAAGCCCAAAACTCCTCCTTCCGACGCTATGGAAGACAATATCTGTAGAGATGAAGGACGCATCATTGTGTACTACGTGAAAGTGAATGGAAAGTTCCCACAATACTACGTCAAGGCATTGTGCAATGTATTCGGAGACGACGATGGGAAGGTGAAGCAATACGTTCTTGAGAAATGGTTAAACCATTCAAAGAAGCTCATCGATAGCTTATCTTGTGCTtctctataa
- the LOC104718301 gene encoding senescence/dehydration-associated protein At4g35985, chloroplastic-like codes for MSFFRSKTSRNGAKQSSYNGQEQEDAMYSSNRRVSDEVLLKIDGCRAHLIDGSEAVELAAGDFELVQVFDNGVALAMVVRIGNDLQWPVIKDEPVVKLDSRDYLFTLPVKDGEPLSYGVTFFPIDENDVVFLNSVELLDDFLRENSCFSSSSSSKSSSSTGVKSGIDWKEFAPKVEDYNNVVSKAIAGGTGQIIRGMFKCSNAYTNQVHKGGEVMITKAEKKSGKSSQKNATTNKNQINKNLQRVRRLSRATEKLSKTMLNGVGVVSGSVMGPVVKSKPGKAFFSMVPGEVLLASLDALNKLLDAAEAAERQTLSATSKATTKMVSEKLGESAGDATRDVLGTVGHAAGTAWNVFNIRKAFSPSSSVTSGILKNASRK; via the exons atgagttttttcaGATCAAAGACTTCAAGAAATGGAGCAAAACAATCTTCGTATAAtggacaagaacaagaagacgcCATGTACTCATCGAACAGAAGAGTGAGTGATGAAGTGTTACTAAAGATTGATGGATGCAGAGCTCATCTCATCGACGGATCCGAAGCGGTGGAGCTCGCCGCCGGAGACTTCGAGCTTGTTCAAGTTTTTGACAACGGTGTGGCTTTAGCTATGGTCGTGAGGATTGGAAATGACTTACAATGGCCGGTGATTAAAGACGAGCCAGTGGTGAAACTCGATTCACGTGACTACCTGTTCACGTTGCCGGTTAAAGACGGAGAGCCGCTTAGCTACGGCGTCACCTTCTTCCCCATCGacgaaaacgacgtcgttttcttGAACAGTGTCGAGTTGTTAGACGATTTCTTGAGAGAGAACTCGTGTTTCTCTTCATCCTCGTCTtctaaatcttcttcttctacgggTGTTAAGAGTGGAATTGATTGGAAAGAGTTTGCGCCTAAGGTTGAAGATTATAATAATGTTGTGTCTAAAGCTATAGCAGGAGGTACAGGGCAAATCATTAGAGGGATGTTTAAATGCAGTAATGCTTACACTAATCAG GTTCATAAAGGAGGTGAGGTTATGATTACAAAGGCAGAGAAGAAGAGTGGTAAGTCGTCGCAAAAAAATGCAACCACAAACAAGAATCAAATCAATAAGAACCTTCAACG AGTGAGGAGATTGTCGAGAGCGACCGAGAAATTGAGCAAGACGATGTTGAATGGTGTTGGAGTGGTGAGTGGCTCGGTGATGGGTCCAGTTGTAAAGTCTAAGCCAGGGAAAGCTTTTTTCTCAATGGTTCCAGGGGAGGTTCTTTTGGCTTCACTTGATGCTCTTA ataaacTACTAGACGCTGCTGAAGCTGCAGAGAGACAAACTCTTTCTGCTACGTCCAAGGCTACTACCAAAATGGTTAGCGAGAA GTTGGGTGAGAGCGCAGGGGATGCCACGAGAGATGTGCTAGGCACGGTGGGACACGCAGCCGGGACTGCCTGGAATGTCTTCAATATCCGCAAAGCTTTCTCTCCTTCCTCGTCTGTCACATCGGGGATCCTAAAAAATGCTTCACGAAAGTGA
- the LOC104748898 gene encoding dormancy-associated protein 2-like yields MFDITTMRITKTGAPFVTNYAGKHAVLLIITLLQFKCTTVVSRGGAHAGGGGHAHVGGGHASVGGGHVSAGGGGHANVGGGHVSAGEGGHASVGGGHATEEGGHAVGGGGGHGEEEGGHGIGRGVGMVHRPAKRNGVSALVTPFADRFATAFLIIVFFL; encoded by the coding sequence ATGTTTGATATTACCACCATGAGAATCACGAAGACTGGAGCACCCTTTGTTACCAATTATGCCGGGAAACACGCCGTCCTCCTAATCATCACTTTACTTCAATTCAAGTGTACCACTGTGGTTTCCAGAGGCGGCGCTCACGCTGGAGGTGGAGGCCATGCTCATGTAGGAGGAGGCCATGCTAGTGTGGGAGGTGGTCATGTTAGTGCAGGAGGAGGAGGCCATGCTAATGTAGGAGGTGGTCATGTTAGTGCAGGAGAAGGAGGCCATGCTAGTGTAGGAGGTGGCCATGCTACTGAAGAAGGAGGCCATGCTGTTGGAGGCGGTGGCGgccatggagaagaagaaggtggacaTGGGATCGGAAGAGGCGTCGGTATGGTTCATCGACCAGCGAAGAGGAACGGAGTCTCTGCACTAGTGACTCCCTTTGCCGATAGATTTGCAACTGCTTTCTTGAtcatcgttttttttctttaa
- the LOC104718309 gene encoding BI1-like protein → MEKPYGYASVSMTGIDRDRKDIDLEMGVGEATLYPGLSYGENQLRWSFIRKVYGILSAQLLLTTLISAVVVLNPPVNDLLTGSPGILLFLCIVPFILIWPLHIYHQKHPVNLILLALFTVSLSFTVGVSCAMTEGRIVLQALILTLSVVGSLTAYTFWAAKKGKDFSFLGPILFTSLIILLVTSFIQMFFPLGPTSIAVYGGISALVFCGYIVYDTDNLIKRFTYDEYILASVALYLDILNLFLTILRVLRQGDN, encoded by the exons ATGGAGAAACCGTACGGATACGCGAGCGTGAGCATGACCGGCATAGATCGGGATCGGAAGGATATTGATCTTGAGATGGGAGTTGGAGAAGCGACGCTTTACCCAGGGCTAAGCTACGGCGAGAACCAGCTCCGTTGGAGTTTTATTCGTAAAGTCTATGGGATTCTCTCAGCTCAGCTTCTCCTCACCACGCTTATCTCCGCCGTCGTTGTTCTTAATCCTCCTGTTAACGATCTCTTAACCGGATCTCCTGGgattcttctcttcctttgcaTCGTCCCCTTCATCT TAATCTGGCCTCTTCACATTTACCACCAGAAGCATCCTGTTAACTTGATCCTCCTTGCCCTGTTCACTGTCTCATTGAGTTTCACTGTGGGTGTCAGTTGTGCTATGACAGAAG GAAGAATCGTCCTTCAAGCTTTGATATTGACACTGTCTGTGGTCGGGTCTCTAACCGCATACACTTTCTGGGCtgcaaagaaaggaaaagacttCAGCTTCCTTGGACCCATTCTCTTCACCAGTCTCATCATTCTTCTAGTCACAAGCTTCATCCAG ATGTTCTTCCCTCTTGGCCCGACATCTATTGCCGTATATGGAGGAATCAGCGCATTGGTATTCTGTGGATACATAGTCTACGACACCGACAACCTCATCAAGCGTTTCACATATGACGAATACATCCTCGCATCAGTTGCTCTCTACTTGGACATCCTCAACCTCTTCTTGACCATATTGCGTGTGCTCAGGCAAGGTGACAACTGA
- the LOC104718318 gene encoding F-box/LRR-repeat protein 4, whose translation MRGQDRINNTLPEELILEIFRRLESKPSRDACSLVCKRWLSLERFSRTTLRIGASISPEEFVSLSRRFLHITSIHVDERLSVSLPSLSPSPTRKRGRNSSSSPSSSSKRKKLNGKTHSAAENVESCSLADAGLTALANGFPRLENLSLIWCPNVSSFGMCSFAEKCASLRSLDLQGCFVGDQGLAAVGKFCKQLEDLNLRFCEGVTDVGFIDLVVGRANSLKSIGVAASAKITDLSMEAVGSHCKLLEVLFLDSECIHDKGLIAVAQGCNRLKDLSLQCVLLTDKAFSVVGDLCTSLERLALYSFQHFSDKGMRAIGKGCKMLKNLTLSDCSFLTCKGLEAIANGCKELTRVEINGCHNIGTHGLEAIGKSCSRLNELALLYCQRIGNSALQEIGKGCKSLEILHLVDCSGIGDNAMCSVAKGCRNLKKLHIRRCYEIGNKGIVAVGKHCKSLTELSVRFCDKVGDQALIAIGKGCSLQQLNVSGCNHISDAGILAIAKGCPQLTHLDISVLQNIGDMSLAELGEGCPMLKDLVLSHCHNITDTGLNHLAQKCTLLESCHMVYCPGITSAGVATVVSSCPHIKKVLIEKWKVSERTTRRAGSVISYLCMDL comes from the exons ATGAGAGGTCAGGATCGGATAAACAATACCTTACCGGAGGAACTAATCCTCGAGATATTCCGACGACTTGAATCGAAACCCAGCCGCGACGCTTGCTCTCTCGTCTGCAAACGATGGCTCTCTCTTGAGCGCTTCAGCCGCACCACGCTTCGCATCGGTGCTTCCATTTCTCCCGAAGAATTCGTCTCTCTGTCTCGCCGTTTCCTCCATATCACCTCTATCCATGTCGACGAGCGTCTCTCCGTCTccctcccttctctctctccttccccT ACGAGAAAACGTGGGAGGAACAGTTCGTCGTCCCCGTCGTCGTCAAGTAAGCGTAAGAAATTGAATGGTAAGACACACTCTGCAGCTGAGAACGTCGAGTCTTGCAGCTTGGCTGATGCGGGCTTGACTGCTCTTGCCAATGGATTCCCAAGATTAGAAAACTTGAGCTTGATATGGTGCCCTAATGTTTCAAGTTTTGGTATGTGTTCCTTCGCTGAGAAGTGTGCTTCACTTAGATCTCTGGATTTACAG GGTTGCTTTGTTGGAGATCAAGGCTTAGCAGCTGTTGGAAAGTTTTGTAAGCAACTCGAAGATCTAAACCTGCGTTTTTGCGAAGGCGTAACTGATGTTGGATTTATTGATCTAGTTGTTGGCCGTGCCAATTCCTTGAAGTCTATCGGTGTTGCTGCCTCAGCTAAAATAACAGATTTATCTATGGAAGCAGTTGGTTCTCACTGTAAATTActtgaagttttgtttttggattctgAATGCATCCATGATAAAGGATTGATAGCAGTGGCTCAGGGATGTAACCGTTTGAAAGATCTGAGTCTTCAATGTGTTCTTCTGACGGATAAGGCATTTAGCGTTGTCGGAGACCTGTGTACTTCGTTGGAGCGATTGGCTTTGTATAGCTTTCAGCATTTTAGTGACAA GGGGATGCGGGCCATCGGTAAAGGGTGTAAAATGTTGAAGAATCTCACTCTAAGTGATTGCAGCTTTCTGACGTGCAAAGGTTTAGAAGCTATTGCTAATGGTTGCAAAGAGCTTACGCGTGTAGAAATTAATGGATGCCACAACATTGGTACCCATGGACTAGAGGCAATTGGAAAATCTTGCTC GCGCCTCAATGAGTTAGCTTTATTGTATTGCCAAAGGATAGGTAATTCTGCTCTTCAAGAAATTGGAAAAGGCTGTAAATCCCTAGAAATACTTCACTTAGTAGACTGCTCAGGCATTGGAGACAATGCAATGTGCAGCGTTGCTAAAGGGTGTCGCAACCTCAAGAAACTCCATATCCGCAGATGCTACGAG ATTGGAAACAAAGGAATTGTAGCTGTTGGAAAGCACTGCAAATCACTAACCGAGCTTAGTGTCCGGTTTTGCGATAA AGTTGGAGATCAAGCATTAATCGCCATTGGAAAAGGTTGTTCCTTGCAACAACTAAACGTAAGTGGTTGTAATCACATCAGTGATGCTGGAATTTTAGCAATCGCCAAAGGGTGTCCTCAACTTACTCACCTCGACATTAGTGTTCTTCAG AACATTGGAGACATGTCATTGGCGGAGCTTGGAGAAGGATGTCCAATGCTGAAAGACTTGGTCTTGTCCCATTGCCACAATATAACAGACACTGGTCTGAATCATCTTGCACAGAAGTGCACACTTCTGGAGAGTTGTCACATGGTTTATTGTCCAGGGATCACTTCGGCTGGAGTGGCTACTGTCGTCTCGAGCTGTCCACACATCAAAAAGGTGTTGATAGAGAAATGGAAAGTGAGCGAGAGGACAACAAGAAGAGCTGGATCGGTCATCTCTTATCTCTGTATGGATCTGTAG
- the LOC109126391 gene encoding uncharacterized protein LOC109126391, giving the protein MEGTPPPAKSFRKKRQVQKYITKADIRKGERKAFNVADLETIMYDFNKDGVLVHVPYAAGFLVIEPDADVGSIPIHKFESYYSEDFYHDTFCERSDNMMIRFIDRISKVAFKRKIKTIYFHNMSKFDGVIIIKYYLRFFVNEYKIKALMRNNCLYQLSIFCKNHKSLTYKYMDSLKVLPGKLVDLGKAICPELGSKGSVDHESVKEENLKYRKAELLAYMNQDIRLLGGIMCKSQANYWRQYNIDITEVLTISSLALLIFRMKYYNMEVFPIYIPNRNEDDFIRRGYYGGHSDVYIPRGQDLKYYDVNSLYPFVMMSYPMPGGEPVWYSDFEGQDLNDLFGFIEAYVECPSTIDRPFLPYKENNVLRFPTGKWVGIYFSEELKLAKSVGYSIIPLRGYLYDKNEKMESPFKEFVKSLFERRREAKKRGDEAMSFVYKTLMNSLYGRFGISPKSLVTEIIDKDRYDTLVNQIDIEYADNLHNEYYLVRYYVNTESTDETQWNPPRNSAVQLSAAITAYARIYMYY; this is encoded by the coding sequence ATGGAGGGTACCCCTCCTCCAGCAAAAAGCTTTCGTAAAAAGCGTCAGGTTCAAAAGTATATAACAAAAGCTGATATTAGGAAGGGAGAAAGGAAAGCTTTCAATGTTGCTGATCTCGAGACTATCATGTATGACTTTAATAAAGATGGGGTTTTAGTTCATGTACCATATGCTGCGGGTTTCTTAGTAATTGAGCCTGATGCTGATGTGGGTTCTATTCCTATTCATAAATTTGAGTCTTATTATAGTGAGGATTTCTATCACGATACATTTTGTGAAAGAAGTGACAACATGATGATAAGATTCATCGACCGTATATCTAAGGTAgctttcaaaagaaaaatcaaaacgatCTATTTTCATAACATGTCCAAATTTGACGGGGTTATAATAATTAAGTATTATCTCCGTTTCTTTGTGAATGAGTATAAGATCAAAGCTCTGATGAGAAACAACTGTCTCTACCAGTTATCTATATTCTGTAAAAATCACAAGAGTCTTACCTATAAATATATGGACTCATTAAAAGTTCTCCCTGGTAAACTTGTTGATCTGGGTAAGGCTATATGTCCTGAGTTAGGTTCTAAAGGTTCTGTAGATCATGAGAGTGTGAAAGAGGAAAATCTGAAATATCGTAAAGCTGAGTTGCTAGCTTATATGAACCAGGACATACGTCTATTGGGTGGTATCATGTGTAAGTCTCAAGCTAACTACTGGCGTCAGTATAATATTGATATAACGGAAGTTTTGACGATCTCATCTCTTGCTCTTCTAATCTTTCGTATGAAATACTACAACATGGAAGTGTTTCCTATCTATATCCCTAATCGTAACGAGGATGATTTCATTCGTCGTGGGTACTATGGCGGACATTCTGATGTCTACATTCCACGTGGTCAGGATCTCAAGTATTATGATGTGAACTCTTTGTATCCTTTTGTAATGATGTCATATCCTATGCCTGGAGGAGAGCCTGTTTGGTATAGTGATTTTGAAGGTCAAGACTTAAATGACTTGTTTGGTTTTATTGAAGCTTATGTTGAATGTCCGTCTACTATTGATAGACCTTTCTTACCTTATAAAGAGAATAACGTCTTACGTTTTCCAACTGGTAAATGGGTGGGTATATATTTTAGCGAAGAGTTAAAGTTAGCCAAATCTGTGGGTTACAGTATTATACCTTTAAGAGGTTATCTCTATGATAAGAATGAGAAGATGGAGTCTCCTTTCAAGGAGTTTGTGAAATCCCTattcgagagaagaagagaagctaaGAAAAGGGGTGATGAAGCAATGTCTTTTGTATATAAAACTTTAATGAATTCACTCTACGGGAGATTTGGGATCTCTCCTAAGAGTCTTGTTACTGAAATTATCGATAAAGATAGATATGATACTTTAGTCAATCAAATAGATATAGAATATGCAGATAATCTGCACAATGAGTATTATCTTGTCAGATATTATGTCAATACCGAATCTACTGACGAGACACAATGGAACCCACCCAGAAACTCCGCTGTTCAATTATCTGCAGCAATTACAGCTTATGCTAGAATCTATATGTACTATTGA
- the LOC109127611 gene encoding LOW QUALITY PROTEIN: uncharacterized protein LOC109127611 (The sequence of the model RefSeq protein was modified relative to this genomic sequence to represent the inferred CDS: inserted 2 bases in 1 codon), producing MDSLKVLPGKLVDLGKAICPELGSKGSVDHESVKEENLKYRKAELLAYMNQDIRLLGGIMCKSQANYWRQYNIDITEVLTISSLALLIFRMKYYNMEVFPIYIPNRNEDDFIRRGYYGGHSDVYIPRGQDLKYYDVNSLYPFVMMSYPMPGGEPVWYSDFEGQDLNDLFGFIEAYVECPSTIDRPFLPYKENDVLRFPTGKWVGIYFSEELKLAKSVGYNIIPLRGYLYDKNQKMESPFKEFVKSLFERRREAKKRGDEAMSFVYKTLMNSLYGRFGISPKSLVTEICDKDXDNPLVNKSDTEYGDNLHNEYYLVRYYVNPESTDETQWNPPRNSAVQLSAAITAYARIYMYY from the exons ATGGACTCATTAAAAGTTCTCCCTGGTAAACTTGTTGATCTGGGTAAGGCTATATGTCCTGAGTTAGGTTCTAAAGGTTCTGTAGATCATGAGAGTGTGAAAGAGGAAAATCTGAAATATCGTAAAGCTGAGTTGCTAGCTTATATGAACCAGGACATACGTCTATTGGGTGGTATCATGTGTAAGTCTCAAGCTAACTACTGGCGTCAGTATAATATTGATATAACGGAAGTTTTGACGATCTCATCTCTTGCTCTTCTAATCTTTCGTATGAAATACTACAACATGGAAGTGTTTCCTATCTATATCCCTAATCGTAACGAGGATGATTTCATTCGTCGTGGGTACTATGGCGGACATTCTGATGTCTACATTCCACGTGGTCAGGATCTCAAGTATTATGATGTGAACTCTTTGTATCCTTTTGTAATGATGTCATATCCTATGCCTGGAGGAGAGCCTGTTTGGTATAGTGATTTTGAAGGTCAAGACTTAAATGACTTGTTTGGTTTTATTGAAGCTTATGTTGAATGTCCATCTACTATTGATAGACCTTTCTTACCTTATAAAGAGAATGACGTCTTACGTTTTCCAACTGGTAAATGGGTGGGTATATATTTTAGCGAAGAGTTAAAGTTAGCCAAATCTGTGGGTTACAATATTATACCTTTAAGAGGTTATCTCTATGATAAGAATCAGAAGATGGAGTCTCCTTTCAAGGAGTTTGTCAAATCCCTattcgagagaagaagagaagctaaGAAAAGGGGTGATGAAGCTATGTCTTTTGTATATAAAACTTTAATGAATTCACTCTACGGGAGATTTGGGATCTCTCCTAAGAGTCTTGTTACTGAAATTTGCGATAAAGA AGATAATCCTTTAGTCAATAAAAGCGATACAGAATACGGAGATAATCTCCACAATGAGTATTATCTTGTAAGATATTATGTCAATCCCGAATCTACTGACGAGACACAATGGAACCCACCCAGAAACTCCGCTGTTCAATTATCTGCAGCAATTACAGCTTATGCTAGAATCTATATGTACTATTGA
- the LOC109128187 gene encoding uncharacterized protein LOC109128187, giving the protein MVQLHNFFFFIIFMVVPCGTAAPVLLKWFVSRDVPTGAPFSNGTIIPIPISSFPLLVYLHSRKIIRSMDGAKSGGLVRASRPILLLDIIGRSSSETRARKALFFFVPVLHFRLLESKGDFSYLESFCSVLCLLFFLTFLFLACDRSAKRERARRRKGQTLRANGNEQRQNDKMRCSGHPLLDLERRVEGFGPLAFPVPPELGGACVGGVPPEIGLEALALPRSRQLMAMAVGHDYYQKVPMKMNISHGGVCICMLGVLLSCDPAAYVRPVAHASYLFRAGGVNSDSIRVFNPAAEMLS; this is encoded by the coding sequence ATGGTCCAACTacataactttttcttttttattatttttatggtCGTGCCTTGTGGCACGGCAGCACCCGTACTATTGAAATGGTTCGTCAGTAGAGATGTTCCCACGGGTGCCCCTTTTTCCAATGGTACTATAATTCCTATTCCTATCTCTTCATTCCCTCTTTTGGTCTATCTACATTCAAGGAAAATCATACGCTCCATGGACGGAGCAAAAAGTGGAGGCTTGGTCAGAGCAAGTCGCCCTATTCTATTACTAGACATAATTGGGAGAAGCTCATCCGAAACTAGAGCTAGAAAGGCCTTATTTTTTTTCGTTCCCGTTCTTCATTTCCGTCTTCTCGAATCCAAGGGGGACTTCTCATATTTAGAATCTTTCTGCAGTGTGCTCTGTTTACTATTCTTTCTTACTTTCCTCTTTTTAGCATGCGATAGGTCAGCGAAGCGTGAGCGGGCGCGGAGAAGGAAAGGCCAAACACTTCGGGCGAACGGGAATGAGCAACGACAAAATGACAAGATGAGGTGCTCTGGGCACCCCCTTTTAGATTTAGAAAGAAGGGTCGAAGGTTTTGGGCCTCTAGCTTTCCCCGTCCCCCCTGAGTTGGGTGGTGCTTGTGTGGGGGGCGTGCCACCAGAAATCGGGCTTGAAGCTCTCGCCTTACCAAGGAGCCGACAGCTGATGGCTATGGCTGTTGGTCACGATTACTACCAAAAGGTTCCAATGAAGATGAATATTTCACATGGAGGAGTGTGCATCTGTATGTTGGGTGTTCTTCTGTCGTGCGACCCGGCGGCTTATGTGCGACCTGTGGCCCACGCCTCCTATTTGTTCAGGGCGGGCGGCGTGAACTCTGATTCGATCCGGGTATTCAATCCCGCCGCTGAGATGCTCAGTTGA